The Globicephala melas chromosome X, mGloMel1.2, whole genome shotgun sequence genome window below encodes:
- the LOC132594488 gene encoding melanoma-associated antigen 8-like has translation MSELRQPEADLEAPVPAQGPVEAPLLGAAGEEAASPSSSASPGAPSFSAYAEPLSREALVALMADLVGFLLLKFRTGEPTSEAEMLSTVVREHRDHFPVVLRLVCECLQLLFGVDVKVVDPRERTYVLVPTLGLTWDAVLSDWQRTPEASLPLLVLTMVTLFGDRVPEEEVWGKLGTLGFCGGRELLTEVWVQTGYLKYRQVPHSDPARYEFLWGPRAYAEASECQVLQHLLRSNSMAPRFFPSVSAGSVSDEEEGA, from the coding sequence ATGAGTGAGCTCCGCCAGCCTGAGGCCGACCTTGAGGCCCCAGTCCCGGCCCAGGGTCCTGTGGAGGCGCCGCTGCTGGGGGCTGCGGGGGAGGAGGCCGCATCCCCCTCGTCCTCCGCCTCCCCTGGCGCCCCCTCCTTCTCCGCCTATGCCGAGCCCTTGTCCCGCGAGGCACTTGTTGCGCTGATGGCTGACCTGGTGGGGTTCCTGCTCCTCAAGTTTCGTACCGGGGAGCCGACCTCCGAGGCGGAGATGCTGAGTACGGTCGTCCGGGAGCATCGGGACCACTTCCCCGTGGTCCTCCGCCTCGTTTGCGAGTGCCTGCAGCTGCTGTTTGGCGTGGACGTGAAGGTGGTGGACCCCCGCGAGCGCACCTACGTCCTGgtccccaccctgggcctcacCTGGGATGCAGTGCTGAGCGACTGGCAGCGCACGCCCGAGGCCAGCCTCCCTCTGCTGGTCCTGACCATGGTCACCCTGTTCGGTGACCGCGTCCCTGAGGAGGAGGTGTGGGGAAAGCTAGGCACCCTGGGGTTTTGTGGCGGGAGGGAGCTGCTCACCGAAGTGTGGGTGCAGACGGGCTACCTGAAGTACCGGCAGGTGCCCCACAGCGACCCTGCCCGCTACGAGTTCCTGTGGGGTCCCCGGGCCTACGCGGAGGCCAGCGAGTGTCAGGTCCTGCAGCATCTGCTCAGGAGCAATAGCATGGCTCCCAGGTTCTTCCCATCCGTGTCTGCAGGGAGTGTGAGCGATGAGGAAGAGGGAGCCTGA
- the LOC132594431 gene encoding paraneoplastic antigen Ma6E-like: MAMALAVLRDWCRSMGVNAQRSLLILGIPDDCKDQEFQEVVQAALRSLGRYRVLGKVYRKELGSSVALVEFAECLNRSLLPRQIPGKGGPWTVVCLPQAPDADSQDRPNCPAQPQGQAVVGRAGEAGTAGHSGTAGEEEAAGEAGVAGMEGDTGEEEALGEEGAEGEEGAAGEEGAEGEKGAAGEEGAEGEEGAAGEEGAEGEEGAAGEEGASGEAGAAGEEGASDEAGAAGEEGAAGEAGDEGEAGAESDEEGAASAEGTEGEEGAEGEEGAEGEEGAAGEEGAAGAEGAEGEAGAEGQAGAEGQAGAESDEEGAAGYRNVAGVAGLLSMAGPTGGATAAPEEAVVTAAGAMGEAGPGTQQWRQASQPVLDSMGYQELGTFSGMEEPGHGEGSSESWLEQASHTLHLWRHVSERERRRRLVESLRGPALDLLRGLLAEDPELAAQDCLAALVQVFGNKDPRGSARLKFVTCAQRPQETLSAYVMRLEGLLQSALEKGAIHPAMADQARARQVLMRARLNDTLRDTLRRRRLMRRPPGFAEMLRLIQKTEAWDADPASREHFPGQEEARVDVGVLAAAAQAAPAHEAITAGTTAHGTKASPAGEDSTAQAARSKEGRAEDHPAREEASAAVAGTAQAGEAAPEDHGATRAAPEDHGAARAAPGPGETSKASTATQEDGSAAAPAGLGQAGPSDAPGVPMPGRMGSASPVAPGGPGWEPEGLAQAGGQEAEEGLKPIPEEPGNEDGAAEMSPPGSTSGQ; the protein is encoded by the exons ATGGCGATGGCTCTGGCGGTATTGCGGGACTGGTGCAGGTCGATGGGCGTGAATGCTCAGCGATCTCTGCTCATCCTGGGAATCCCAGATGACTGCAAAGACCAGGAATTCCAGGAGGTTGTGCAGGCTGCCCTGCGTTCCCTGGGCAGGTACCGAGTGCTGGGCAAGGTCTACAGAAAGGAGCTGGGGTCGAGTGTTGCCCTGGTCGAGTTTGCTGAGTGTTTAAATCGAAGCTTGCTCCCCCGCCAAATACCAGGCAAGGGAGGGCCCTGGACTGTGGTctgcctgccccaggcccctgaTGCTGATTCACAGGATAGACCCAATTGCCCTGCGCAGCCCCAGGGACAAGCAGTGGTTGGCAGGGCGGGTGAGGCAGGAACTGCAGGTCACTCAGGAACTGCAGGGGAGGAGGAAGCTGCAGGGGAGGCGGGAGTCGCAGGTATGGAGGGAGACACAGGTGAGGAGGAAGCCttaggtgaggagggagctgaaggggaggagggagctgcaggtgaggagggagctgaag gtgagaaGGGAGCTGCAGgcgaggagggagctgaaggtgaggagggagctgcaggcgaggagggagctgaaggtgaggagggagctgcaggtgaggagggagcctcaggtgaggcaggagccgcaggtgaggagggagcctcAGATGAGGCGGGAGCTGCAGgcgaggaaggagctgcaggtgaagCAGGAGATGAAGGTGAAGCAGGAGCTGagtcagatgaggaaggagctgcaAGTGCGGAAGGAACTGAGG gtgaggagggagctgaaggtgaggagggagctgaaggtgaggagggagctgcaggtgaggagggagctgcaggtgcgGAAGGAGCTGAGGGTGAAGCAGGAGCTGAGGGTCAAGCAGGAGCTGAAGGTCAAGCAGGAGCTGagtcagatgaggaaggagctgcaggttacagaaatgttgcaggcgTGGCAGGACTTCTGAGTATGGCAGGACCCACGGGCGGGGCAACGGCTGCGCCTGAGGAAGCAGTTGTGACAGCGGCAGGCGCCATGGGTGAGGCAGGGCCCGGGACCCAGCAGTGGAGGCAGGCCTCGCAGCCCGTGCTGGACAGCATGGGCTACCAGGAGCTGGGAACCTTCTCTGGGATGGAAGAGCCGGGCCACGGGGAAGGGTCCTCTGAGAGCTGGCTGGAGCAGGCCAGCCACACGCTGCACCTGTGGCGCCACGTGtctgagagggagaggaggaggaggctggtGGAGAGCTTGCGCGGCCCCGCGCTGGACCTCCTGCGCGGCCTCCTGGCGGAAGATCCCGAGCTGgctgcccaggactgcctggCCGCGCTGGTGCAGGTGTTTGGGAACAAGGACCCCCGGGGGAGTGCTCGGCTGAAGTTCGTGACCTGTGCCCAGCGGCCCCAGGAGACTCTCTCTGCGTACGTGATGCGCCTGGAAGGCCTGCTGCAGTCGGCCCTGGAGAAGGGGGCCATCCACCCGGCCATGGCGGACCAGGCGCGCGCCCGGCAGGTGCTGATGCGGGCCCGGCTGAACGACACGCTCCGGGACACGCTGAGGAGGAGGCGGCTGATGAGGAGGCCTCCCGGCTTTGCGGAGATGCTGCGGCTCATCCAGAAGACCGAGGCCTGGGACGCCGACCCGGCTAGCAGGGAGCACTTCCCAGGGCAGGAAGAGGCCCGTGTGGACGTTGGAGTCCTGGCAGCAGCCGCCCAGGCCGCCCCGGCCCATGAGGCCATCACCGCAGGCACCACTGCACATGGCACCAAGGCCTCCCCGGCCGGTGAAGATAGCACCGCCCAGGCCGCCCGTTCCAAGGAAGGGCGCGCCGAGGACCACCCGGCACGTGAGGAGGCCAGTGCGGCAGTTGCCGGCACTGCCCAGGCTGGCGAGGCGGCCCCTGAAGACCAtggtgccaccagggcagcccctgaaGACCATGGTGCCgccagggcagcccctggccctggggagACCAGCAAGGCGTCCACGGCCACTCAGGAAGATGGAAGTGCTGCCGCCCCTGCGGGCCTAGGTCAGGCAGGACCCTCAGATGCCCCCGGGGTCCCCATGCCTGGCCGGATGGGCAGTGCTTCCCCGGTGGCCCCAGGAGGTCCTGGCTGGGAGCCAGAGGGCCTCGCCCAGGCAGGAGGCCAGGAGGCCGAGGAGGGGCTCAAGCCCATCCCAGAAGAGCCGGGAAATGAGGACGGGGCTGCAGAGATGAGCCCCCCGGGGTCCACCTCGGGCCAGTAG